From the Candidatus Zixiibacteriota bacterium genome, the window GTGCGCCGGCATGGCGGCGATCTTTGCCAGCACCTCAGCCTCGTCGTCACTCTTCCTGGCCGTTTTCTTCTCAACCATGTTTGTCCTCCGGTGGGAGCGATCAGCGAGCGCGTTTGAGGTTCAGCGCCACAGCCGCGCGAACCAGCGCCGTCAAAGCGGCCTCGTCAATCTTGTCGGTTTCACGGATATCGATGGCGCGTCTGACCTTGCCGTCAAGACTGGAGTTGAACAGACCGGCCGGATCATTCAGGGAGGCGCCCTTGGCGAATGTCAATTTGACGACATTCTTATATGTTTCGCCGGTGCAGAGATTGCCGCCGCGCGACCAGACGGGAGTCCCCATCCACTTCCATTCCTCGACAATCTCCCCGTCTGCCGCCCGGATGATTCGGCGCACCTGCGCGAGCGTCCGGCCGCGCCAATCGCCTAGTTCTTTAATCCGTTGGTCGATAAGCTTGGCGACCGCCGTTGCGTCGGTCTTTGCAGTCTGACGGGCCGGTGACTTTGCCGTCGCCGTCTTGGCGGCCTTCGGTTTCGGCTTGGATATCTTGTTGACCATGGGGCACTCTCCTGCTAATGGATCAATATAGTCGATAATCAAGAATCGTGTCAAGCCGGTATAATTGGACGGTTCTGCGAGCGCAATACCGCGTGCCCGCAAAAAATCTGGGAGTCACGAAGGTGTGACTCCCAGCCGATCAGGTTGAGGGCGCGAATCAGGCGAGGTCGAAGCGATCGAGGTTCATGACCTTGTTCCAGGCTGCAACGAAGTCGCGGACAAACTTCTTCGCTCCATCCTTGCAAGCATAGACCTCGGCGATGGCTCGCAGTTGGGAATTCGAACCGAAGACAAGGTCAGCACGGGTTCCCGTCCACTTGAGTTCGCCACTCCTGGAATCCCGACCTTCGTACACGTTGTCGGAAGTGGACGATTTCTGCCAGACCGTATTCATGTCAAGGAGATTGACAAAGAAATCATTGCTCAGAACCTGCGGGCGTTTGGTGAAGACGCCGTGAGCCGAGTGGTCGAAGTTGGCATTCAGAACCCGCAGGCCGCCGACCAGCACGGTCATCTCCGGAGCGGTCAAAGTCAGCAGATTCGCCCGATCCAACAGCAGTTCTTCTGCCGGCACACGGACTCCCTCGCGCAGGTAATTGCGGAAACCATCGGCCTTGGGTTCGAGCACGGCGAAAGAACTTGCGTCAGTCTGCTTCTGTGAAGCATCCATGCGCCCCGGGGTAAACGGAACGGTAACACTGTTTCCACCAGCTTTCGCAGCTTGCTCAATAGCCGCACAACCTGCCAGGACGATGAGGTCGGCGAGAGCGACTCTCTTCTTGCCGGCTTTCGCGTTGAAGGATTTCTGGATCTCTCCCAGCACACGAAGCACCTTGGCGAGTTGCTTCGGTTGGTTGATTTCCCAGTCCTTCTGGGGCGCCAAGCGAATGCGCGCGCCGTTTGCGCCGCCGCGCTTGTCAGAGCCGCGAAACGTTGAGGCGGATGCCCAGGCCGTCGACACCAACTCCGGTACCGATAGCCCCGCAGTGAGAATCTTACTCTTGAGAGCGGCAATGTCTTTGGCGGTGATCAAACTATGATCGACGGTCGGGATCGGATCTTGCCAGATAAGATCCTCCTTGGGCACTTCCGGACCGAGGTAGCGCGACTTGGGTCCCATGTCGCGATGGGTAAGCTTGAACCACGCGCGCGCGAAGGCGTCGGCGAACTCCTTAGGATTTTTCTGAAAACGCCGGGTAATCGGTTCGTACGCCGGATCAAAGCGTAGGGAAAGATCGGCAGTCGTCATGATCGGCGGGTGCTTCTTCGAAGGATCGAAGGCATCAACAACCATGTCCTCTTCCGCCACGTCCTTGGCTTGCCACTGCCAGGCGCCTGCCGGGCTCTTGACCAATTCCCAATCGTATTTGAACATAACGTTCAGATAGCCCATGTCCCACTTGGTTGGGTTAGGTTTCCAAGCGCCTTCGAGACCGCTGGTGATCGCATCGGCGCCTTTGCCGCTGCCGAAGCGACTCTTCCAGCCGAGACCTTGCTCTTCAATGCCGGCGCCTTCGGGTTCAGCGCCGACCAACGCGGCATCGCCGGCGCCGTGACACTTGCCGAAAGTATGACCACCAGCGACGAGCGCCACGGTCTCCTCGTCGTTCATCGCCATCCGCGCGAAAGTTTCCCGCACGTCCCGTCCGGACGCGACCGGATCGGGGTTGCCATTCGGACCTTGCGGATTGACATAGATCAGACCCATCTGCACGGCCGCGAGCGGATTGTCGAGTTCGCGATCACCGGTGTAGCGCTTATCGCCCAGCCATTCGGTCTCGGCGCCCCAGTAAATATCTTCTTCCGGTTCCCAGACGTCCTCGCGTCCACCGGCAAAGCCGAAGGTCTTGAAGCCCATCGACTCCAGGGCGCAATTACCGGCGAGGATCATCAGATCGGCCCACGAAAGCTTCTTGCCGTATTTCTGCTTGATCGGCCAGAGCAAGCGACGCGCTTTGTCGAGGTTGGCATTGTCGGGCCAGCTATTCAGCGGCGCAAATCGCTGCGTGCCGGAACCGGCGCCGCCGCGACCGTCACCCACGCGATAGGTGCCCGCACTGTGCCAAGCCATGCGGATGAAGAGCGGGCCATAATGCCCGTAATCGGCCGGCCACCAATCTTGCGAGTTGGTCATCAGCGCGTAGAGGTCCTTTTTGACGGCCTGCAGGTCGAGGCTCTTGAATTCTTCAGCATAGTTGAACTTCTCCCCCATTGGATTGGATTTCGGCGAATGCTGATGCAGGATGCTCAGGTTCAGCTGGTTCGGCCACCAGTCCCGATTCGAGGTCCCTCGTCCCGGCATGTTCGTTGCGCCCGTTACCGGACACTTGTGCGCATTTTGGTCAGTCACATCTGCTCCTTGTGATCAAGTATGATTCGTAATTCATATTAATACTATCTAATAACAGTTCCTATTATGCGACGCGCCGGTCATGGCGGCGTAGGATTCCGGCCATCAGGACTTCGGCTTGCACCGGGAGCAAAGGCCGCTGATCACGACGTGCTTGATCTCAAGCTTCTGCCAGTGCGAAATCGACTTCGGCGGCTTCATGCGATCGAAATCCGGCCAATAGAAATCCTCGATCTCGTGGCATCGCTTACAAACCAGGTGGTGATGATCAGAGATATTAACGTCGAGGCGGGCGGCGTTGTCAATGTGATAGACTTTGCGCACCAGGCCGTACTCCTCGAAAGTGGCAATCGTCCGGTAAACGGTGTCCAGCGAAATCGTCCTGAGTTGTTGCCGCACCTGCTCGTATACGTTTTCCACGGTCGGATGATTGTCGTGTTGGAGGAGCGCCCGGAAGATCTCGGTGCGCTGATGGGTGACTCGGAGTCCCTTGTTTTTGCAGACCGTCTCGAAGCGGGCCATCATCTGAACTTGGTCGATCTTACCCTGTCTCATGATCAATGCAACAGCCTTATTGCCAAATAGTTCCTATTTAGGAATATATAGAACCAGTGACTCGGGCCGCAAGAGCAAAATGCAGCTGTGCAAACCATCCTCGGCCTCGCGCTGCTCAAATGTACCACGCGATTACGGCCGATCGTTGTAACGAATTCTGGAAATATCCGCGAGAACACTGCAGGCGAAGGCGAGCCCTTTGATGCCCTGCAGTTCTTTGAAGCTCAGACCGCCAACCAAGTGCTGGGATTCTCGAACCTCAACTCGCGTTCGGGCAAGAAGACCTTCGTGGCATTGCGACTGCACTGCGGCGCTTGCTCCATCTCCGGTCATGTTCAATCTGTACCACCCCGATCCAAACCCGCTTTCGTTCGTTGATGCGTTCGTTCCTGATGTTATTCTCTCCTCGGAATGTTTGCGGCGCGTGCGGAGCACCCTCCTGCGCGCGACGGCTCGTTCGACCGCCTTTATATTTTCTTTACGCTCAGGCCCCACTTCCTAACTCACCAGCCAGTCACCACCTGCCGTTATTGACCAGGCAGTCCTGAACTCATTGCTCGATTGCAGCAGTCAGGTACGACATGCGCAACCGCGCGGCGCCGGTCGACGCGCTCACGCTGCAAGCTGATGTTGATTCTTGGCAAGGAAGGAATAGGATGACATTTGTCGTGGCCGGCATCGTCGCGGTAGCGCTGCTGTTGTATCTCGTGTACGCACTGTTTCACCCGGACAAGTTGTCTTAGGGGAGCCGTATGACGTCTCATGATTACATGCAGATCGCCCTTTACATCGCGGCACTCATCGTGCTTGCGCCGCTGTTGGGGAGCTACATGGCCCGCGTGCTGCGCGGGGACCGGCATCTGCTCTCGGCGCCCTTGGGTTGGCTGGAGCGCGGCATCTACCGCCTGGCCGGCGTGAATCCGTCCGAAGACACGCCTTGGAAGATCTACGCCTGGCAGCTTCTGCTCTTCAACTTCTTTGGATTTCTGGTGGTCTTTCTGCTGCAAATGACTCAGCAGTGGCTGCCGCTCAATCCGCAGGGACTCCCCGCGGTTTCCTGGCACTCATCATTCAACACCGCCGTGAGTTTCATGACCAACACCAACTGGCAGGGCTATGGCGGCGAGGTGACGATGAGCTATCTCACGCAGATGCTCGGCCTCACCGTGCAGAACTTCGTCTCCGCCGCAACGGCCATTGCGGTGCTGCTGGCGTTGGTGCGGGGCTTCACGCGCAAGTCGACCGCGCTGGTCGGCAATTTCTGGGCGGACTTGGTGCGCACCACCGTCTACATCCTCCTGCCGTTGTCGATCGTGCTGTCGGTGGCGCTGGTCGGGCAAGGAGTAGTGCAGTCCTTTGACAGCTACCAACCTGTAACCACGATTGAGCGACAGGAGCAGATCTTGCCGCTCGGCCCGGCGGCCTCGCAAATCGCTATCAAACAGCTTGGCACAAACGGCGGCGGATTCTTCAATGCGAACAGCGCAGTGCCCTATGAGAACCCTACGCCCTTTTCGAATTTCCTTGAGATGCTGGCCATCCTGCTCATTCCGGCGGCCTTGACCTACACTTATGGAAAGCTCATCGCAAATCAGAAGCAGGGTTGGCTGATTTTCGGCGTCATGCTCCTGCTCTATTTGGGCGGGCTGACGGTGTCGCTCGCGAGTGAACAATACCGCAACGAGGCCCTGGGCATTGCCGCCAATTTGGAA encodes:
- a CDS encoding DUF1801 domain-containing protein; amino-acid sequence: MVNKISKPKPKAAKTATAKSPARQTAKTDATAVAKLIDQRIKELGDWRGRTLAQVRRIIRAADGEIVEEWKWMGTPVWSRGGNLCTGETYKNVVKLTFAKGASLNDPAGLFNSSLDGKVRRAIDIRETDKIDEAALTALVRAAVALNLKRAR
- the katG gene encoding catalase/peroxidase HPI; amino-acid sequence: MPGRGTSNRDWWPNQLNLSILHQHSPKSNPMGEKFNYAEEFKSLDLQAVKKDLYALMTNSQDWWPADYGHYGPLFIRMAWHSAGTYRVGDGRGGAGSGTQRFAPLNSWPDNANLDKARRLLWPIKQKYGKKLSWADLMILAGNCALESMGFKTFGFAGGREDVWEPEEDIYWGAETEWLGDKRYTGDRELDNPLAAVQMGLIYVNPQGPNGNPDPVASGRDVRETFARMAMNDEETVALVAGGHTFGKCHGAGDAALVGAEPEGAGIEEQGLGWKSRFGSGKGADAITSGLEGAWKPNPTKWDMGYLNVMFKYDWELVKSPAGAWQWQAKDVAEEDMVVDAFDPSKKHPPIMTTADLSLRFDPAYEPITRRFQKNPKEFADAFARAWFKLTHRDMGPKSRYLGPEVPKEDLIWQDPIPTVDHSLITAKDIAALKSKILTAGLSVPELVSTAWASASTFRGSDKRGGANGARIRLAPQKDWEINQPKQLAKVLRVLGEIQKSFNAKAGKKRVALADLIVLAGCAAIEQAAKAGGNSVTVPFTPGRMDASQKQTDASSFAVLEPKADGFRNYLREGVRVPAEELLLDRANLLTLTAPEMTVLVGGLRVLNANFDHSAHGVFTKRPQVLSNDFFVNLLDMNTVWQKSSTSDNVYEGRDSRSGELKWTGTRADLVFGSNSQLRAIAEVYACKDGAKKFVRDFVAAWNKVMNLDRFDLA
- a CDS encoding transcriptional repressor; protein product: MRQGKIDQVQMMARFETVCKNKGLRVTHQRTEIFRALLQHDNHPTVENVYEQVRQQLRTISLDTVYRTIATFEEYGLVRKVYHIDNAARLDVNISDHHHLVCKRCHEIEDFYWPDFDRMKPPKSISHWQKLEIKHVVISGLCSRCKPKS
- the kdpF gene encoding K(+)-transporting ATPase subunit F → MRNRAAPVDALTLQADVDSWQGRNRMTFVVAGIVAVALLLYLVYALFHPDKLS
- the kdpA gene encoding potassium-transporting ATPase subunit KdpA yields the protein MTSHDYMQIALYIAALIVLAPLLGSYMARVLRGDRHLLSAPLGWLERGIYRLAGVNPSEDTPWKIYAWQLLLFNFFGFLVVFLLQMTQQWLPLNPQGLPAVSWHSSFNTAVSFMTNTNWQGYGGEVTMSYLTQMLGLTVQNFVSAATAIAVLLALVRGFTRKSTALVGNFWADLVRTTVYILLPLSIVLSVALVGQGVVQSFDSYQPVTTIERQEQILPLGPAASQIAIKQLGTNGGGFFNANSAVPYENPTPFSNFLEMLAILLIPAALTYTYGKLIANQKQGWLIFGVMLLLYLGGLTVSLASEQYRNEALGIAANLEGKEVRFGVTNSVLWSTATTAASNGSVNAMQSSLTPLAGGVAMFNMMLGEIIFGGVGCGLYGMILFIMLTVFLAGLMVGRTPEYLGKKIEAREVKWVIVAIVAPSAVMLILSGISAVVRPGLSSLAHAGPHGLSEILYAFASGAGNNGSAFAGLNANTVYYNVLIGIAMLIGRFAVLLPVLAIAGYMGEKGIAPPSAGTFSTTGSVFAILLVGVILIVGALTFIPALALGPMIEHFLMNAGQTF